Within the Cupriavidus necator N-1 genome, the region GCTGCCGGGACGACCGCGAGGTCCGTGTGATCGTGCTGACGGGGGCCGGCAAGGCCTTCTGTGCCGGCGCCGATCTGTCGGCGGCGCGCGCGCGGCTGACAGCGTCCGGCCCGCAATGCGCCGTTGGCACGGCGGCTCCCATGCCTGACGATGCCACCGCCAGGGAAGACTTTGACCAGCGCTACAGCTATCTGCTGGCCATCGGCAAGCCCATCATCTGCGCCCTGAACGGCGCCGCAGCCGGGGTTGGCCTTGTGCTCGCACTCTATTGCGATATCCGCTACGCCAGTCACGACGCGCGACTGGTGCCGGCGTTCGTGCGGCGCGGGTTGGCCGCCGAGCACGGCATTGCCTGGATCCTGCCCAGGCTGATTGGCTTGTCACGTGCGCTCGAGTGGCTAATTAGCGGCAGGTCAATGTCCGCTCAGGAGGCCGATCAGGCCGGTCTGGTTTCCGCGGTACTCGAAGCCGATGGGTTCCTGCCGGCGGTGCTCGAACGTGCCGCTACTTTGGCGACGCTATGCTCACCCAGCGCAATGGCGGCGGCCAAGCGGCAGTCGTACCTCGCGCTTGGCCAGACGCTAGGTGAAAGCGTGGCGCTGGCTGAGCGCGAGATCGCGGCTTCATTGCAGGGCAGCGACTTCCGTGAGGGGGTGGCGGCCTTCCTCGACAAACGACAGCCTTCGTTCCTGGGACTGGGGCGCTGAGCGGCTTGCCTGCGCGTGCGCAGCTAGCATATGCCTGAACGTCCGGTACGGGACAACGGCCATTCGCTGACTTCGCTGACCCGCGTCGGACGGCGCGTTATCGGCCGAAGTGGACGTTCGCGCAGTCCATTTGCCGGTAGTCACTATTCTTACATTCGCTTACGAAGAAATGCTGCATGGCGATAGGCAGCGAATACCTTCAAAACCACCTAAAGTGCGAATTGAGCCCCCGTCCGGTGCCGTCGGTAACGACTGCATGACAAGGTGAGCTATTTGATGTTGGCAGCGGGGGTGTCGGGCATTCTCGGGCAGAAGGAACATGAACCGATCTGCGCAAGCGTTGCTTGAGTATCACGAACGCAGCAAGCACCGCGTCAACCGCTACGCCCCAGGCCCCGGATGGCTTGACTGGGCAACCCAGCCAGATCCGTTCCGCGCGTTCCATGGCTCACCGCGGATTGTCCTGCCACTGGCCGCGGACACCTTGCCCACACGCTACAACGCGTTGCGCTGCGGCGCCCTGCCGCCCGCGCAGGGCTTCAGCCTTCGTACCCTCGCAATCCTGTTTGAGCTTTCGCTCGGCTTGTCAGCGTGGAAAGCCTTTGGCGCTCAGCGGTGGGCACTGCGCTGCAATCCCTCGAGCGGCAATCTGCATCCGACCGAGGGCTATCTTCTTTGTCCTGCCCTGCCCGATCTGCCGGGCGGGGTCTACCATTACCTGAGCCGCGACCACGTCCTTGAACAGCGGGCTGCATTGGATGATCCACGATGGACTGAGGCGTTCCCGGGCGGCGGTATCCTAGTTGGTATCAGCTCGATCCATTGGCGCGAGGCATGGAAATACGGAATGCGCGCCTGGCGCTACTGCCAGCATGACTGCGGCCATGCCATTGCCGCAGTCAGTTACGCGGCAGCGGCTCTCGGATGGCAGACGCGGCTGATCGAGACTGCTGCGGATGATGCCTTGGCCGCATTGCTTGGATTGGATCGCAGCGACGATTTCGGAGCGGCCGAGCGGGAGGTGCCGGATGTCGTGCTATGGATCGGCAATGCGGAAACACGGCCTGACCTGGAGCGCCTGTGGTCCACTCTCGATAAGGCGCACTGGTACGGCTACGCAAACCAACTAAGCGCGGGACACGTAAGTTGGCCGGATATCGATTCGGTCGATCGTGCCACGCGCAAGTCTCTGACTAGCGAACCGACCCCGCTGAATCCGGAGCCGCCACTGCGGCCTGCGGCGCCCGCCTTCGACCTGAGCTTTGCCCGGATCGCCCGGCAGCGCCGCAGCGCCACGAGCTTCGATGGCACGGCGCACATTACCGCTACCGCCTTCTTTACAATGCTGGCAAGCCTGCTGGCGCGTCGCGACACGCCACCGTGGAACGCGCTGATGTCTCCTGCTGCGGTGCATCTGGCGCTATTGGTTCACCGCGTGGACGGACTGGAGCCGGGCCTGTACGTGCTGGTGAGAAACTCCGGGGCGCTGCATGGACTCAAGCAGGCTATGCGCCCGGAATGGCTGTGGCAGAGAATCGGACCGGACCATCTGCCACTCTATCTTCTGCTGCCGTACGATTTACGCGCAGTGGCAAAACTGATCTGTTGCCACCAGGATATCGCCGCCGATTCCTACTTCGCGTTGGGCATGCTCGCAAACTTCGAAATCGCCCTGAAGCAGCCATGGCGTTATCGCCATCTTTTCTGGGAATGCGGCATTCTCGGCCAGGCACTCTATCTTGAAGCCGAAGCCACCGGAGAGCGCGCCACGGGGATCGGCTGCTTTTTCGACGATGAAATGCATGCCGTGCTCGGCATCAAGGATCACACATGGCAAAGCCTGTATCACTTTACCGTTGGCTGCGCCATGGTCGATCAACGCTTGTCGACGCTTGCACCGTATGAGGTTCAGGCTTGACCCGGAAGTGCTGTTCCGGGAAGACTCCGCCAATCCATCAGCTTTCGGACTCCGCTGGGCAAGGATACCGCGATCCAGGCTTCGGAACTCGTGTGGGTTGCGGGGGCAGAATTGTGGAGGCACATTGGCGCGCCACACGCGACGCGCCACATTCCGGCGTGTCAGAACTTTCTTGGAGTCTGCGACTATGCATATGGCCAGCGTCCACCGAGCCTTGGCAAGGCAAATCCACCACGTCGGGTGTATGGCCGCGGTGGCCGACGCGACCGAAATCATCCGCGCGCGAAGGTCCGTTGTCTGGGCGGAGCCGACGCTCGGACGTCCGTGTGCAAGCGTGGCCGAACGTCTGTAGATGGCCGGATGCGGCCAACCAGACAGCGGCACGCATTGTCACGAAAGGGAAGCTTCGGAAAGCTTTGCTCGCCAGGCGAGCAGTAGTTCGGCAATCTGCTGGGCGGATGCGGAATTCCCAGCGAGGCCCATCCCGTCTCGCTCGACTGACAGAAGGTATGCCAACAGGGTGGGACCATCAGCCAATATCACCAGCTCAAAGACTTTTGGCACGTACATGCGATATTCATCCCGAGGACCCGCAGAGTTCGCGACGCCAATGGGATCCCAGAGATAATAGAGAATCTCGTCAACTATTCGATAAAGCGTCAGATCTGGCTCGGTCATTTTTGAACCCATCGTTTTCTCACCGTCGTTGTAGGGATGGCTTTCCGAATGGTAGCTGCTACCCGAGTCACCTTCAGGAACGCTGCTCCTGGCCGCCGGTCTCTGACCGACCCAGAGCGGGCATTCGTGGCGCGGGATCGCGCGGCAAATGCGCTCACTCAACGTTCGACATGAGCGGCAGCCTCAAGCGCAGCTTGCGGCTGCCGCTCGATGGAGGGGTTAGGCTTCGGGCCGCTCATATTCGTGAAGTAGCCTCTCGGCCCATTGAAGCAATGACGAGTGTGCGACGCTCCTCGATGGATCGTCGTGCCAGTAGTGCAGCAACTTACCCCTGAGATCCCCGACGGTTTCGTACACCACGAAGTCTCCTGCGTCGTTGGTCAGAACCGGGAGCCATGAAGCGCACCAAGGCTCTATAAAATCCGACATCGGATCAGCGAAAAACGAACGCTCGCTGAGAATTTCCCTAACGGATAGAAGCCGACGATTGTTCTTCCGACTGAGTGGCGAATTCCAAACCTGCCCATCATGCCAGCCGAGCAGTACTTGAAGGTCATCTGGCAGTTGGACGCCTTCTGCAAGGGTACGGGCCAGTCCAGCCAGGTCAGCTGCCT harbors:
- a CDS encoding enoyl-CoA hydratase-related protein, translating into MSVTSPSPTASIRCEVADQIAVITLNRPDRLNAWNAEMEAGLRAALERCRDDREVRVIVLTGAGKAFCAGADLSAARARLTASGPQCAVGTAAPMPDDATAREDFDQRYSYLLAIGKPIICALNGAAAGVGLVLALYCDIRYASHDARLVPAFVRRGLAAEHGIAWILPRLIGLSRALEWLISGRSMSAQEADQAGLVSAVLEADGFLPAVLERAATLATLCSPSAMAAAKRQSYLALGQTLGESVALAEREIAASLQGSDFREGVAAFLDKRQPSFLGLGR
- a CDS encoding SagB/ThcOx family dehydrogenase, translated to MNRSAQALLEYHERSKHRVNRYAPGPGWLDWATQPDPFRAFHGSPRIVLPLAADTLPTRYNALRCGALPPAQGFSLRTLAILFELSLGLSAWKAFGAQRWALRCNPSSGNLHPTEGYLLCPALPDLPGGVYHYLSRDHVLEQRAALDDPRWTEAFPGGGILVGISSIHWREAWKYGMRAWRYCQHDCGHAIAAVSYAAAALGWQTRLIETAADDALAALLGLDRSDDFGAAEREVPDVVLWIGNAETRPDLERLWSTLDKAHWYGYANQLSAGHVSWPDIDSVDRATRKSLTSEPTPLNPEPPLRPAAPAFDLSFARIARQRRSATSFDGTAHITATAFFTMLASLLARRDTPPWNALMSPAAVHLALLVHRVDGLEPGLYVLVRNSGALHGLKQAMRPEWLWQRIGPDHLPLYLLLPYDLRAVAKLICCHQDIAADSYFALGMLANFEIALKQPWRYRHLFWECGILGQALYLEAEATGERATGIGCFFDDEMHAVLGIKDHTWQSLYHFTVGCAMVDQRLSTLAPYEVQA
- a CDS encoding SMI1/KNR4 family protein, with protein sequence MSETSKDARAELMAVLAKLDQVLPAEVHTTLRAPVQAADLAGLARTLAEGVQLPDDLQVLLGWHDGQVWNSPLSRKNNRRLLSVREILSERSFFADPMSDFIEPWCASWLPVLTNDAGDFVVYETVGDLRGKLLHYWHDDPSRSVAHSSLLQWAERLLHEYERPEA